From a single Solanum dulcamara chromosome 4, daSolDulc1.2, whole genome shotgun sequence genomic region:
- the LOC129885349 gene encoding translocon-associated protein subunit alpha-like — MEIRVLCVLALLIVSSSLIQVVRGQSDPAAEVVEGTEEAGDLGIVGEDVQDFSSESYTPAAGVETVCVFPKNPSKVVAAGEESELLVGMKNDGESHLNIIAIQASVHLPFDHRYLVQNLSVQAFNNATVPPSVQAAFPYIFAISKFMQPGSFDFVGTVIYEIDQNAYQNVFYNGTIEVTEPGGLLSVESVFLFCLGVALLCLLGFWIRGQIQNLSKKTKRAPKAKVEVGTATTDASTDEWLQGTAYTQSQANKLKKKK, encoded by the exons ATGGAAATTAGGGTTTTGTGTGTGTTGGCTCTTCTTATTGTCTCTTCATCATTGATTCAAG ttgttAGAGGTCAATCTGACCCTGCAGCAGAAGTGGTTGAGGGTACTGAGGAAGCAGGGGATCTTGGAATTGTTGGCGAGGATGTCCAAGATTTTAGCAGTGAGAGTTATACTCCTGCAGCTGGGGTTGAAACAGTTTGTGTTTTCCCTAAAAACCCTTCTAAAG TAGTGGCAGCTGGCGAGGAGAGTGAGCTGTTAGTTGGCATGAAAAATGATG GGGAATCACATCTGAATATCATTGCCATCCAAGCAAGTGTTCACCTTCCTTTTGATCATCGCTATTTGGTTCAAAATCTTTCTGTTCAG GCTTTTAACAACGCAACAGTTCCTCCTTCAGTTCAGGCTGCCTTTCCATATATATTTGCGATCAGCAAATTTATGCAG CCCGGAAGTTTTGATTTCGTTGGCACAGTTATTTACGAGATAGACCAGAATGCTTATCAAAATGTGTTCTACAATGGAACTATTGAAGTGACTGAACCTGGTGGTCTTCTCAGTGTCGAGTCTGTTTTCTTGTTTTGTCTTGGAGTAGCCCTCCTTTGTCTTCTTGGATTCTGGATCCGTGGTCAGATACAAAATCTCTCAAAG AAAACTAAGAGAGCACCAAAggcaaaggttgaagttggaacTGCAACAACTGATGCATCCACAGATGAATGGTTGCAG GGAACTGCATATACTCAGTCGCAGGCCAAcaagttgaagaagaagaagtga
- the LOC129885348 gene encoding repetitive proline-rich cell wall protein 2-like encodes MYKMGLQSLCGRVLLGLSLSLLLSSFCIADDNTIKVVGLGECADCKENNINTIHALSGLHVSIDCKLENGEIKTRGEGELDKDGKFEVSLPEEMMKDGKLKEECYAQLHSASAAPCPAHNGIESSKIVTIKTDGKHTLKPAGNLKFSTPLCTSAFLWPYFKYPPLPKLPPFPKDHPWMKKFPKLPPLPPLNHWGHPFPLPPIPPIFKKPCPPPVVKPLPPPVPVYNPTPEPPVVKPLPPPVPVYNPTPKPTPEPPVLKPLPPPIPVYKPKPKPPPVPIYKPKPKPPPVPIYKPKPKPPLVPVYKPKPEPPVKKPCPPKVPTYKPKPKPKPPVVKPLPPPVPVYKPPVVKPLPPPVPVYKPPVVKPLPPPVPIYKKPCPPLPHLPPLPKIPPFHHKPLPPIVKPLPPPVPVYKPPVVKPLPPIVKPLPPPVPVYKPPVVKPLPPPVPIYKKPCPPLPPFPKIPPFHHPLFPPLPPKIPHP; translated from the exons ATGTACAAAATGGGGCTTCAGTCCCTTTGTGGCAGAGTCCTTCTGGGACTGTCCCTGTCTTTACTACTCTCTAGTTTCTGCATTGCTGATGACAACACAATTAAGGTGGTTGGTCTTGGAGAATGCGCTGATTGCAAGGAGAATAACATTAACACCATTCATGCTCTCTCAG GACTTCATGTAAGCATTGACTGCAAGCTTGAGAATGGAGAAATCAAAACAAGGGGTGAAGGAGAACTTGACAAAGATGGCAAGTTTGAAGTGTCACTTCCTGAGGAGATGATGAAAGATGGCAAGCTGAAAGAGGAATGCTATGCACAATTACACAGTGCATCAGCTGCACCATGTCCAGCACACAATGGCATTGAATCATCCAAGATTGTGACCATCAAAACTGATGGAAAACACACATTGAAACCAGCTGGAAATCTTAAGTTCTCAACACCCTTGTGCACTTCTGCTTTCTTGTGGCCTTACTTCAAGTACCCACCATTGCCAAAGTTGCCACCTTTCCCAAAAGATCATCCTTGGATGAAGAAGTTCCCTAAGTTGCCACCATTGCCACCATTGAATCACTGGGGCCATCCTTTCCCTCTTCCCCCTATTCCTCCCATTTTTAAAAAGCCATGTCCCCCACCAGTAGTAAAGCCCCTTCCTCCTCCAGTTCCCGTTTACAACCCAACACCAGAGCCACCAGTAGTAAAGCCACTTCCTCCTCCAGTTCCCGTCTACAACCCAACACCAAAGCCCACACCAGAGCCACCGGTGCTAAAGCCACTTCCTCCTCCCATTCCTGTTTATAAACCAAAACCAAAGCCTCCTCCAGTTCCCATTTACAAACCAAAACCAAAGCCTCCTCCAGTTCCCATTTACAAACCAAAACCAAAGCCTCCTTTGGTTCCCGTCTACAAGCCCAAACCAGAGCCTCCAGTTAAAAAGCCATGTCCCCCAAAAGTTCCAACTTACAAACCCAAGCCCAAACCAAAGCCACCAGTAGTAAAGCCACTTCCTCCCCCAGTTCCAGTTTACAAGCCACCAGTCGTAAAGCCACTTCCTCCTCCAGTTCCAGTTTACAAGCCACCAGTAGTAAAACCCCTGCCACCACCTGTTCCAATTTACAAAAAGCCATGCCCACCACTTCCACACCTTCCACCTTTACCAAAAATTCCTCCATTCCACCATAAACCCCTGCCACCAATAGTGAAGCCACTTCCTCCTCCAGTTCCAGTTTACAAGCCACCAGTAGTAAAACCTCTACCACCAATAGTGAAGCCACTTCCTCCTCCAGTTCCAGTTTACAAGCCACCAGTAGTAAAACCTCTGCCACCACCTGTTCCAATTTACAAAAAGCCATGCCCACCACTTCCACCTTTCCCTAAAATTCCTCCATTCCACCATCCACTCTTCCCACCACTTCCTCCTAAGATTCCTCACCCATAG
- the LOC129885350 gene encoding protein XAP5 CIRCADIAN TIMEKEEPER — MSGMGDGYVGTAQDAVRIRRLEKQREAERRKIQELKNKTASSKGQPGLLQFGSSTSEILETAFKKETVGLVTREQYVEKRVTIKTKLEEEEKEKLQKLQQEEEELQLQKLKKRKIKADPRLSFCDDLDNVNEDEDEENKNEESDKRMWRKFGKDPTVETSFLPDSEREAEEQAERERLRKQWMREQELIKNEPLQITYSYWDGTGHRRAIQVRKGDSIGEFLRAVQQQLAPEFREVRTTSLENLLYVKEDLIIPHQHSFYELIINKARGKSGPLFHFDVHEDVRTIADATIEKDESHAGKVVERHWYEKNKHIFPASRWEIYDPTKKWERYTIHGD; from the exons atgtCGGGCATGGGAGATGGTTACGTGGGCACGGCCCAGGACGCCGTCAGAATCCGACGGCTTGAAAAGCAGAGAGAAGCAGAGAGGCGAAAAATTCAGGAGCTCAAGAACAAGACTGCTTCATCTAAAGGTCAACCTGGTCTTCTTCAATTTGGGTCCAGTACATCTGAG ATTCTTGAGACTGCGTTTAAAAAGGAAACTGTGGGTCTTGTCACAAGGGAGCAATATGTTGAGAAG AGGGTCACTATCAAAACCAAGCTTGAAGAGGAAGAGAAGGAGAAGCTTCAGAAGTTGCAACAAGA GGAAGAAGAGCTACAGTTACAAAAgcttaagaagaggaagatcAAGGCTGACCCTCGACTCTCATTTTGTGATGATTTGGATAATGTCAATGAAGATGAAGACGAGGAAAATA AGAATGAAGAATCTGACAAGCGCATGTGGAGAAAATTTGGGAAAGATCCTACCGTAGAGACAAGCTTCTTGCCTGACAG TGAGAGGGAGGCGGAGGAGCAAGCCGAACGTGAAAGGCTACGTAAACAGTGGATGCGTGAGCAGGAGCTAATCAAAA ACGAGCCTCTACAGATAACTTACAGCTATTGGGATGGAACAGGCCATAGACGTGCGATCCAG GTGCGGAAGGGTGATAGCATAGGAGAGTTTCTTCGAGCAGTTCAGCAGCAGCTTGCGCCTGAGTTTCGAGAGGTTCGAACTACTTCATTGGAGAATCTTCTTTATGTGAAAGAAGATCTAATCATTCCTCAT CAACACAGTTTCTATGAGCTGATTATAAACAAAGCCAGGGGAAAGAGTGGACCG CTTTTTCACTTTGATGTCCATGAAGATGTGCGGACCATTGCTGATGCTACTATTGAGAAAGATGAG TCACATGCTGGGAAAGTTGTAGAGAGGCATTGGTATGAAAAGAACAAGCATATATTTCCAGCTTCACGGTGGGAG ATATATGACCCAACAAAGAAGTGGGAACGATATACAATCCACGGGGATTAA